The genomic window ACGAAGGCCGCTTCGTCGTAGGCCGTCACGACGACGCCGATCTGTTTGCCCTTATACATCGTTCCCTCCGTCCGTGCGGTGGGCCGCCGGTTCGCCGTCGGCGGCGGCCGCTCGCTCGTTCGTCTCTGTCGACCCGGCGTCGCCCTCGCGAGCGGGCGACCCCCGCGGGGGTCGGCCGTCGCTCGAGCCGCCGAGGTCGTACTCGCGGTGAGCCGTGGCCGAGAGGTCGACTGCGTCCCGGCCGTCGAGGACCACCATCGGCTCGAGGCCGGGCCAGTCGATCCGGTCGAAGTCCGCGTGCGGGGTGACGATCACGGCGGCGTCGAAGGCCTCCTCGGCCAACGCGTCGATTCCCACGGCTCGAGCGCCGTAGTCGGTCGGATCGACGAGCGGGTCGACGCCCGCGACCTCGGCCCCTCGCTCGCGCAGGCCGTCGATGACTCCCAGCGCGGGCGACGCGCGGGTCTCCTCGACGCCCGGCCGATACGTTATTCCGAGGACGACGACCGAGGCGTCCGCGAGGTCGGTGCCGGTCGCCGCGAGTTCCCGCTCGAGGCGGTCGACGACGACCGCGGGCATCTCGTCGTTGACCCGGCGCGCCGTCTCGGTCACGGCCATCGGCTCGTCGGTTCGGCCGAGCAGGAAGTGCGGGTAGTACGGAATGCAGTGGCCGCCGACGCCCGGGCCGGGGTCGTGGAGCTGACACATCGGCAGATCGTTGGCCGTGTCGATCGCCTCGCGAACGGAGACGTCGAGTTCGTCCGCGAGTCGACCCAACTCGTTCGCCAGCCCGATGTTCACGTCGCGGTAGATCCCCTCGAACACCTTGACGGACTCCGCGGTCGTCGCGTCCGTGACCGGGTGGACGTCGTTGTCCGAGAGCTCGTCGTAGACGACCGCCGCCGCGCGCGTGCTCTCGTCGTCGACGCCGCCGACGACCTTGGGATACTGGCCGCGGATATCCCGCAGCGCCGTCCCCGAGGACGTGCGCTCCGGACAGAACGCGAGCCCGAACTCGTCGGGCTCGAGGCCGCTCTCGCTCGCGAGGTGGGGCCGAAGGACGTCTCGACAGGTCCCCGGCGGGAGCGTCGACTCGGCGATCACCAGATCGCCGGGTTCGAGGCCGGCCGCGATGTCGCCGGCGACCGATTCGACCGTCGCGAGGTTCGGCTCGTTCTCGTCGTCCAGCAGCGTCGGGACGATGATGACGTGGATCCGCGCCGCGTCTGCGGCCGCCGACCCGTCGGTCGTCGCCGTAAGGCGACCGGCGTCGACCTGCTCGGCGACCAGGTCGTCGAGGCCGGGTTCGCCGACGACGTGGCTCTCGCCGTCGGTAATCGTCTCGACGACGGTCGGATCGACGTCGACGCCGGTGACGTTCCCCGTCGTCTCGGCGTAGACCGCCGCGAGCGGGAGCCCCATCTTGCCGAGCCCGTAGACGGCGACCGGAACCTCGCCGCTTGTTACCCGGTCGCGCTGTCGGTTCGGCGACTGGCTCGAGCCGTAGAGCCCGTCGGTCGAAGACTCCGCCATCAGGCCTCCACCTCCGGCTCTCGGCGCTTTTCGTCGTCGGTTTCGTCTTCCGGCCCCGTCGCGAGCCGGTCGATCAACTGGACCGTCTCGAGGGCCGCGATGCCGTCCTCGGCGGTGACCGCCGGTTCAGAGCCGTCTCGAGCGGTCGCGACGAACGACTCGAGTTCGTTCCGGAGCGGCTCGCCCGTGTCGACCCGGGGCCGCTCGACGACGCTCTCGTGGCGGTACCGGGACTGCCCGTCGTCCGTGAGGTACTCGGGGTAGGAGTCGCGGTGGATCAACACCGACTGCTCGAGGTAGTCGACCTCGACGAGACACTCGCGGGCGGTGACGGTGAGTTTGCGCACCTTCTTCTGGGTGACGCGGCTCGCC from Natrinema versiforme includes these protein-coding regions:
- a CDS encoding nucleotide sugar dehydrogenase → MAESSTDGLYGSSQSPNRQRDRVTSGEVPVAVYGLGKMGLPLAAVYAETTGNVTGVDVDPTVVETITDGESHVVGEPGLDDLVAEQVDAGRLTATTDGSAAADAARIHVIIVPTLLDDENEPNLATVESVAGDIAAGLEPGDLVIAESTLPPGTCRDVLRPHLASESGLEPDEFGLAFCPERTSSGTALRDIRGQYPKVVGGVDDESTRAAAVVYDELSDNDVHPVTDATTAESVKVFEGIYRDVNIGLANELGRLADELDVSVREAIDTANDLPMCQLHDPGPGVGGHCIPYYPHFLLGRTDEPMAVTETARRVNDEMPAVVVDRLERELAATGTDLADASVVVLGITYRPGVEETRASPALGVIDGLRERGAEVAGVDPLVDPTDYGARAVGIDALAEEAFDAAVIVTPHADFDRIDWPGLEPMVVLDGRDAVDLSATAHREYDLGGSSDGRPPRGSPAREGDAGSTETNERAAAADGEPAAHRTDGGNDV